A window from Vulpes lagopus strain Blue_001 chromosome 23, ASM1834538v1, whole genome shotgun sequence encodes these proteins:
- the CTSO gene encoding cathepsin O, with protein MELRMLRRLWLLCCCCCCARSAQPRATFTATEPRSREPPAAAFRESLNRHRYLNSVFPRENSSAVYGINQFSYLSPEEFKAIYLRSKPSRSPRYPAEVRTSIRNVSLPLRFDWRDKRVVTQVRNQQTCGGCWAFSVVGAVESAYAIKGKPLADISVQQVIDCSYNNYGCSGGSTLSALNWLNKTQVKLVRDSEYPFKAQNGLCHYFSDSHSGFSIRGYSAYDFSDQEDEMAKVLLTFGPLVVVVDAVSWQDYLGGIIQHHCSSGEANHAVLITGFDKIGSTPYWIVRNSWGSSWGVDGYAHVKMGGNICGIADSVSAVFV; from the exons ATGGAGCTGCGGATGCTGCGGCGCCTCTGGCtgctttgctgctgctgctgctgcgccCGGTCCGCGCAGCCCCGCGCCACCTTCACGGCGACCGAGCCGCGGAGCCGCGAGCCGCCGGCGGCCGCCTTCCGG gaaagTCTTAATAGACATCGGTACTTGAATTCTGTATTCCCTCGTGAAAACTCAAGTGCCGTCTATGGAATAaatcaattttcttatttgtctcCTGAAGAGTTTAAAG CTATTTATTTAAGAAGCAAACCTTCCAGATCGCCCAGGTACCCAGCAGAGGTGCGAACATCCATACGCAATGTGTCTTTACCATTAAGATTTGACTGGCGGGACAAACGTGTTGTAACCCAAGTGAGGAACCAGCAGACT tGTGGAGGATGCTGGGCCTTCAGTGTGGTGGGTGCTGTGGAATCTGCATATGCAATAAAAGGGAAGCCTTTGGCAGACATAAGTGTACAGCAGGTCATTGATTGTTCATATAATAATTATGGCTGCAGTGGAGGCTCTACTCTCAGTGCTTTGAACTGGTTGAATAAG acacAAGTAAAACTGGTGAGAGATTCAGAGTACCCATTTAAAGCACAGAATGGCCTGTGCCATTACTTTTCTGATTCACATTCTGGATTTTCAATCAGAGGTTATTCTGCATATGACTTCAG TGACCAAGAAGATGAAATGGCAAAAGTACTTCTTACCTTTGGCCCATTGGTAGTGGTAGTAGATGCAGTGAGTTGGCAAGACTATTTGGGAGGAATAATACAGCACCACTGCTCTAGTGGAGAAGCAAATCATGCAGTTCTCATAACTGGATTTGATAAAATAG GAAGTACTCCATATTGGATTGTGCGGAACTCATGGGGAAGTTCATGGGGAGTAGACGGCTATGCACATGTTAAAATGGGAGGCAATATTTGTG gtatTGCAGATTCTGTTTCTGCTGTATTTGTGTGA